A window of the Thermodesulfobacteriota bacterium genome harbors these coding sequences:
- a CDS encoding LemA family protein yields the protein MGTAVLIVFLLLIVAVVVYFVTIYNGLVTVKNNVDKNWSNIDVLLKQRHDELPKLVTICERYMKHEAETLEKVTKARSMMDEAKTMDDRGKAENFLTGALKSLFAVSENYPDLKADRRFGQLQTRISELENEISDRRELFNESVNIHNIRIEKLPDVFVAGMLSYKAKELWQINPEHREDVAIKFSS from the coding sequence ATGGGGACAGCCGTACTTATAGTTTTCCTTCTCCTTATAGTGGCGGTAGTCGTGTACTTCGTCACTATCTATAACGGGCTTGTGACCGTAAAGAACAACGTCGACAAGAACTGGAGCAACATAGACGTGCTCCTGAAGCAGCGCCACGACGAGCTCCCGAAGCTCGTAACCATCTGCGAGCGGTACATGAAGCACGAGGCCGAAACGCTCGAGAAGGTCACAAAGGCCCGCTCTATGATGGACGAAGCGAAGACGATGGACGACAGAGGCAAGGCCGAGAACTTCCTGACCGGCGCGTTGAAATCGCTCTTCGCCGTCTCCGAGAACTACCCGGACCTGAAGGCGGACCGCCGCTTCGGCCAGCTCCAGACACGGATAAGCGAACTCGAAAACGAAATCTCCGACCGGAGGGAGCTCTTCAACGAGAGCGTGAACATCCATAACATCCGGATAGAGAAACTCCCGGACGTCTTCGTGGCCGGCATGCTCTCCTACAAGGCAAAGGAACTCTGGCAGATAAACCCCGAGCACCGCGAGGACGTGGCGATAAAGTTCTCGTCCTGA